The following proteins are encoded in a genomic region of uncultured Vibrio sp.:
- a CDS encoding DUF2878 domain-containing protein, whose product MRVLLASTWFQLCWFAAVLGTYQWQWFTLCFTLGTIVYCARRDATALKPIAVVTMFGLALDSLNQQFSVLIFPTLWLPLWLLCLWVMFAWYAYQLKTVLYRLPKTYVSIVGGIGGGASYFAGDKLQAVYFGYDVIFTLVVLFIEWVVVTLLILRVYGNEKLAGKFNQESN is encoded by the coding sequence ATGAGAGTGTTGCTTGCTTCAACTTGGTTTCAACTCTGCTGGTTTGCAGCAGTACTCGGTACCTATCAGTGGCAATGGTTTACGCTTTGTTTTACGTTGGGTACCATTGTCTATTGTGCCCGACGCGATGCGACTGCATTGAAACCCATCGCTGTGGTTACCATGTTCGGGCTTGCCCTCGATAGCCTTAACCAACAGTTTTCTGTTCTGATCTTTCCAACCTTATGGTTACCACTGTGGTTGTTGTGCTTGTGGGTGATGTTTGCCTGGTATGCCTACCAGCTAAAAACCGTTTTGTATCGTTTGCCTAAAACTTACGTATCAATAGTAGGCGGCATCGGAGGAGGGGCCAGTTATTTTGCTGGTGACAAACTCCAAGCCGTGTATTTTGGTTACGACGTTATTTTTACTCTGGTGGTTTTATTTATAGAGTGGGTCGTCGTAACGCTACTGATACTCAGGGTGTATGGAAATGAAAAGCTTGCAGGGAAATTTAACCAAGAGTCTAACTAG
- a CDS encoding cyclopropane-fatty-acyl-phospholipid synthase family protein, with product MLNSSAITLPCELTTTQKAARRVIVQCLKKMEFGCLTLIESFNSGTRERSERFSAPDGSYNGQPVSATIEVKNPDLYSRILRGGSIAAGEAYMDGWWDSPDLTALMKLMAINMRALDQIEQQGSWITKLFYKISHWANRNSQKRSRENIHAHYDLGNSLYESFLDSKMLYSSALYHQDNEPLEQAQVNKMERLCQQLDLKPSDHVIEIGTGWGAMAIYIAQQYGCQVTTTTISDEQHAYARCEIEDKGLSDKITLLKEDYRNLTGTYDKLVSIEMIEAVGKAFLPSYIKKCESLLKPGGLMAIQAITIADQRYEYYSNNVDFIQKYIFPGGFLPSVTSLTQATTKHSDLVVRDLFDIGLDYAKTLNEWHRRFNQAEKTVRALGYDDRFVRMWRYYLSYCEGGFLARTISTVHMTFQRP from the coding sequence ATGTTGAATAGTAGTGCAATCACATTACCGTGCGAACTGACTACAACTCAAAAAGCGGCTCGCAGAGTGATCGTTCAATGTTTGAAAAAAATGGAATTTGGTTGTTTAACCTTAATAGAGAGTTTTAACTCTGGAACAAGAGAAAGAAGCGAACGTTTTTCTGCGCCTGATGGTTCGTATAACGGTCAGCCCGTGTCGGCGACTATCGAGGTGAAAAATCCCGATTTATACTCGCGCATACTGCGAGGTGGAAGTATCGCAGCAGGTGAGGCATACATGGATGGCTGGTGGGACAGCCCAGATCTGACTGCACTCATGAAGCTGATGGCGATAAACATGCGTGCATTAGACCAAATAGAACAGCAGGGTAGCTGGATAACCAAATTGTTTTACAAAATCAGCCACTGGGCTAACCGGAACTCGCAAAAGAGATCACGGGAAAATATTCACGCTCACTATGACCTTGGTAACTCGCTGTATGAGTCATTTCTTGATAGCAAAATGCTTTATTCTTCGGCGCTTTATCACCAAGACAACGAGCCTCTAGAGCAAGCTCAGGTAAATAAGATGGAACGCCTGTGTCAGCAACTCGACTTAAAGCCATCCGATCACGTTATTGAGATTGGCACGGGTTGGGGGGCGATGGCGATATACATTGCACAGCAATATGGCTGTCAGGTCACGACAACCACCATTTCAGACGAGCAGCATGCTTACGCTAGGTGTGAGATTGAAGATAAAGGCTTATCGGATAAAATCACTTTGCTCAAAGAAGATTACCGAAACCTGACTGGTACGTATGACAAGCTGGTTTCGATTGAGATGATTGAGGCGGTGGGCAAAGCGTTTTTACCGTCCTATATCAAGAAGTGTGAATCACTGCTCAAACCGGGCGGTTTAATGGCTATTCAGGCGATTACTATTGCCGATCAGCGTTATGAATATTACAGCAATAACGTCGATTTTATTCAGAAGTACATTTTCCCAGGTGGGTTTTTGCCTTCTGTTACCTCACTTACTCAGGCGACAACTAAGCATAGTGATCTTGTTGTACGTGACCTATTCGATATTGGCCTCGACTACGCGAAAACGCTCAATGAATGGCATCGCCGATTTAATCAAGCTGAAAAAACAGTTCGTGCGCTTGGTTATGATGACCGATTTGTGCGTATGTGGCGCTACTACCTGAGTTACTGTGAGGGCGGGTTTCTGGCCCGAACCATCAGCACCGTACATATGACATTTCAGCGTCCGTAA
- a CDS encoding DUF3833 domain-containing protein: MNVFNRLIILTASVVTIFLSSCSADIDNYQTTKPSFDLFGYFDGNVKAWGMVQDYTDQQTRRFEVEIVGTVKGNELTLVEDFVFDDGEVDQRIWVITKLEHNRYQGKADDIIGVATGQEQGNALQWQYDFELKVDDDTFTVAFDDWLYRQDDRHVFNLTKIKKFGLEVGAITLFFQKQ, translated from the coding sequence GTGAATGTTTTCAATCGTTTAATCATTTTGACAGCTAGCGTCGTTACCATTTTTCTAAGTTCATGCTCAGCAGACATAGACAATTACCAGACAACTAAGCCTAGCTTTGATTTGTTTGGCTACTTTGATGGCAACGTGAAAGCGTGGGGAATGGTTCAAGACTATACCGATCAGCAAACCAGACGATTCGAAGTAGAGATTGTTGGCACAGTAAAAGGCAATGAGTTGACTCTGGTAGAGGATTTCGTATTCGATGATGGTGAAGTAGACCAACGAATATGGGTGATTACCAAACTAGAGCATAACCGTTATCAGGGCAAAGCAGACGACATTATTGGCGTGGCAACCGGTCAGGAGCAAGGTAACGCATTGCAGTGGCAATATGATTTTGAGTTAAAAGTAGATGACGACACCTTTACTGTTGCTTTTGATGACTGGCTTTATCGTCAGGATGACAGACACGTGTTTAACCTGACAAAAATTAAGAAGTTTGGTTTAGAAGTAGGGGCCATCACCTTATTCTTTCAAAAACAATAG
- a CDS encoding chalcone isomerase family protein gives MKSLQGNLTKSLTSVLLVIGLTMSIPLYSQSAGADMSKVSTADWRQWKMVGQAKLTWFIFDIYESRLRAPEGRYQVSGDVSPHPFALEIYYQRDITKQQLLEVTDEQWQKLGVNQQRRQQWLSELNKMYPNINRGDELTYVTDGKAGHLVYRRAGDTASRTVGFVEDEGLNDAFLSIWLSPKTEFPKLRKQLIGQVRQ, from the coding sequence ATGAAAAGCTTGCAGGGAAATTTAACCAAGAGTCTAACTAGTGTATTGCTCGTGATCGGTCTAACTATGTCTATTCCCTTGTATTCACAGAGCGCGGGTGCCGATATGAGCAAAGTAAGCACAGCGGACTGGCGACAATGGAAAATGGTTGGTCAGGCGAAACTAACCTGGTTTATCTTTGATATCTATGAGTCCCGTTTAAGAGCGCCAGAAGGACGCTATCAAGTTAGTGGTGATGTGTCGCCTCATCCTTTTGCGCTTGAAATCTATTATCAGCGAGACATCACCAAGCAACAGTTACTTGAGGTAACGGACGAACAATGGCAAAAGCTCGGTGTGAATCAACAGCGTCGTCAACAATGGCTTTCTGAGCTAAATAAGATGTACCCGAATATAAACAGAGGTGATGAGCTTACTTACGTGACAGACGGGAAAGCGGGGCACCTTGTTTATCGTCGAGCCGGGGACACTGCCTCTAGAACGGTGGGCTTTGTTGAGGATGAAGGGTTGAACGATGCTTTTCTATCCATTTGGTTATCACCAAAAACTGAGTTCCCGAAACTTCGTAAACAGTTGATAGGGCAGGTAAGACAGTGA